The DNA window TGGTAAGTTTGAGAGGTTTGGTGGAACAACATCACATAGATTCTATCTGGTCTACATCTCCCATCTCCATAAGAGGTACTACATTTCCGTCTTGCTACCACTCTGTTCCATCTCACTCACTGCTGGTGCCACGTTCAGAGAAATACCACCAACACTTGGTTTCCTTCCAAACATATATGAACATCATACTTCCGCCTATAAGTGATGCACCAACAGCAATGCTGGATATCACAGTAAGTACTACCTCCTCTAACTGGCCAAAAGAATGCCCAGTATTGTTCCCATCACTGACAGGATAGCAATGTTCAAATTCCCAGCGTCTGCTGGAAATACACAGCAATGTTGCCATGAATATATTATTACTTGATCACTATTGTGATCATGTGGTTTAGCCACTCTAAATCATATGTTTCTCAACCCATAGGAAAGATTTAAGCCACTTGTTTTTAGTGATATTCAGCCACTCAAAAGCCATCATCATAAAACATGATGAAAATGCATCCTATGCAAACAACGTCGCAGTCTTGGCAGTTATAACCAATAGGTTGAACAGTTATCAAAAAAAACTGTGGCATTAGCTGTCCTTGTCTTGAGAAAGTGCAATTTGTAGTGTTTGTCCATCCCCTACAGTCTGATCCCCCGAGGATCTTGACTGTACTTCCTCATATGGTGGTGGGAGCTCTGTGCTCTGATTGGACAGCTGAGGAGAACCATTTATCTCCACCTGAACTTGAGGCAAAAGTGGGCTGTGCCCATTAGTCTCCTGGGCCAATAAGAGCTGGGTCGGTCCATGAGTGGGGGTGAGTCGCTGGCCCCAACTCCCATACACCGCCTCCTCATATGTCGGAAGAGAAACCGGCAGCCCGTCCACCATCAGGTCCATCTGCTCAGGGGTATGCCTACAAGAAATACACAAGGCATGATCTCAAGATGGAGCTTTCAATTCAAGCAAAATATTGATATTTTTGGTCATGGAAGCAAAGGGCACAGAGCCGACACACCCCAactggaatgccagtccatttcATGCCGTGTGCGTGTGGTTTTGGTAATAATAATGGCCCCACAATATGAttaaacctgttattttgaccttctTGGGACATTTTTTCGGTCTCCACAgagtgcaatcaaaaaactaaaaatgccaaaagggTTAAGCTACtgaggattagggttagggctgggtaggaggtaaggttgtcattgctgggattatggttatgcccatagaaatgaatggagagtccccacaaagatagacatctagtgtgtgcatgtgaataTACACACATATTCACCTAAACTTCATGTTTTTCCAACTGTCAGAGGAAAATAGTACCACGCGGAAAACCCCCAACCTTTGCAGCTATGCATGGTGCAAAATCTCTTACCTGGTTGACTGACAGGGGTAGAGGCGGGACTTAATCACCATGCAGGCTGTGGTAGTGAGCAGGAAGATCGATACACCAACTGCTGTTGTGGCAACACTTGGGAGAGACTGGACTTCTCTATCATCTGTGTAAACGTGCCCCGCTGTGTAAATcaaacacatacacagcaattaataataattatcagTAGTGGCTACAATAGAAATAATGTCATTTACCCATAGTGATACAAAGAGAACAGTTTGAGGGTGTAAGACCCAGACCAGTTTCTAGACAGTCTGGGTTTATCGGAATGAAAGTTCAATATTTTTCTGAGACATTTTCCCCAGTTTTAATTGCGTAGAGGAAAATGGTTAGTTTCTACCTAGCTGACTTCCTGTTCTCACAGTGGATTTCCTGTCTTATAGTGGTTTacagtgatggggggggggcttatacACTGTGTGCACAATTATTAGGCAAGTTGTATTTTTGAGGATTCATTTTATTATTGAACAACTACAGTGCTCTCGGTCAATCCAAAATGTTAATGAACCTAAAGCTGACTGTTTAAGAAAGTAAAAGTGAGGTTTTGTCTTTCTTAAGAGAATATACAGTGTGCACAATTATTAGGCAACTAAATGAAAAAACGAACATTTTCCCATCTCACTTGTTTATTTTCATCTGTTAAAGTGAGAATAATAAAAACTCAAAATTTACATATAAACATTTCTGacatgtcaaaaaaaaaaatcagtgaccAATATAGCCACCCTTCTTTTCAATAACTGTCACAAGCCTTCCATTCATGGAGTCTGTCAGTTTCTTGATCTGTTGACGATCAACTTTTTGTGCAGCAGCAACCACAGCCTCCCAGACACTGCTCAGAGAGGTGTACTGTTTTCCTACACTGTAAATCTCCTGTTTAAGCAGGGCCCACAGGTTCTCAATAGGGTTTAGGTCAAGTGAGGAAGGGGGCCATGTCATTATTCTGTCACCTTTAAGGCCTTTACTGGCTAGCCATGCAGTGGAGTACATTGGTGCACGTGATGGAGCATAAAAATCATGGTCCTCTTGAAAGATGTAGACTCTGTCCTGTACCACTGCTTGAAGAAAGCATCTTCTAAAAACTGGCAGTAGGTTTTGGAGTTGATTTTGAGGCCATCTTCAACTCGAAAAGGTCCAACTAGCTCATCTTTAATAATACCAGCCCATACCAGAACCCCAGCTCCACCTTGCTGTCGTCTGAGTCGACGTGGAGCTCTGTGCCGTTACTGATCCAGCCACGGGCCCATCCATCTGGTCCATCAAGAGTCACTCTCATCTCATCAGTCCATAAAACCTTTGAAAAATCTCTCTTCAGATATTTCTTTGTCCAGTCTTGACGTTTCAACTTGTCTGGTTTGTTCAGTGGTGGTCGGGTTTCAGCCTCCCTTACCTGGGCCATGTCTCTAAGCACTGAACACCTTGTACTTCTGGACACTCCGGGTAGGTTGCAGTTCTGGGATATGGCAGCACTGGAGGATAACGGGTTCCTGGTAGCTTCACGTTTGATTCTTCTCAAATCTTTGGCAGTTAATTTGCGTCTTTTTTTCTCAATACGTTTCTTGCGACCCTGTCTGCTACTTGCAACAAAACGTTTGATGGTTCTGTGGTCACGCCCCAATATCTTAGCAATTTCAAGAGTGCTGCATCCCTCTGAAAGACTTTTTACAATTTTTGACTTTTCATAGTCCTTTAAATCTCTTTTTTGGCCCATTTTGCCTGAGGAAGAGAAGCTGCCTAATAATTATGCACAGCTTTATATAGAGTGTTGATCTCCTTAGGCCACACCCTCACTCATTACGCAAATACACATCACCTGATATGCTTAAATCCAATAAGCATTCAAGTTTATACAGCTTGAAGTTGGAACATATGCATAAAAATGATGATATGGCCAAAATActcacttgcctaataattgtGCACACAGTGTAATTACTGGTGTCACAATAGTATCAACCAGttgaatatttaatttaaagatCTCTAATATTTTAATGTGCCAGTACATACTATATAGTGTGACATACAATGACACAAAGTGTATACTGTCATTCaagaaaatgacaaaaagtCATTGCGATGATGTAACTGTAGCAACAAGCATATTACAATACAGATGGGAACGGCCTGTTCATACAAAAAGCCACAAGTATTTTGAAAGACAGGAAAATGCACGTATTGCCTGTTTTACTTATGTTCCCTAACCCTTTGAGGACTGAATCATCCATTCACAAAAGTGACATCTGTAATCAGAAAAGCTAGTTTCCTCATTTCATTCTATTGTTTACAAAgtataaattattattctgaggaaaaaaaagctAGTTGCATATAAACTTGAATATCTCAGTCAGTTGAGCTAAATTGCTTGCTGTATCTAAAAATAAGTGCAAAATTAGTAATCAGTTTGGAAAATCCCACATGAAGCACCCAGAATGGAAGACACCGCCCGTTTTCTTACTTGTGCGAAGAATGcaggtggggatgggggggtcccATGTTCCTTTGCGACAGCGGGAATAACGACGTCCAGGAATAAAATAGCCCGACTCGCAGATGTAGTGGATGGTGCTCTGGTGTGGGAAGCCTTGGCAGGGAGATGATTCACAGCGGAAGGAGACATGTTCCGGCATTATGGGGTGGCTGCAGTTCTTGCCTAGGAAACAATCAGAGATAGATTATGAACACAGTCAGACCAGTTCTGTCTGGTTTTTGCCAGATAATGCTACAT is part of the Paramormyrops kingsleyae isolate MSU_618 chromosome 17, PKINGS_0.4, whole genome shotgun sequence genome and encodes:
- the LOC111844085 gene encoding sushi domain-containing protein 6, with translation MSVCGPALQKCAHPAIGCVILIVVVLLDFVAGKNCSHPIMPEHVSFRCESSPCQGFPHQSTIHYICESGYFIPGRRYSRCRKGTWDPPIPTCILRTTGHVYTDDREVQSLPSVATTAVGVSIFLLTTTACMVIKSRLYPCQSTRHTPEQMDLMVDGLPVSLPTYEEAVYGSWGQRLTPTHGPTQLLLAQETNGHSPLLPQVQVEINGSPQLSNQSTELPPPYEEVQSRSSGDQTVGDGQTLQIALSQDKDS